The Desulforegula conservatrix Mb1Pa genome includes a window with the following:
- a CDS encoding pyruvate formate lyase family protein yields the protein MPVVSQPGKKSFTDKMAHLFFRFIAMNFNARKSLKRYLKSEDGWLNFTFAIKTENGSVEQSIFFKNGRVHVIAGISEKPDAMLVFVDEEAVKEAAVNPPNKLMMALMENRMHTVGNIGYLQLMNFYLSLVLKPVQISKLKKEASIGKRNFDQQKASELSLERRKTPQLKAGSQDIGVLFLKDSYLSEYSLDDFPRLKEFLAIHLKTRPSICHERPEILTRWYRENGFEKDRSGAAIVPELRQAMGLRYLMENRKPIIRKNDLIAGTTTTKEIGVVLYPDAHGTMIWGELLTTPHRPLNPYDVDPETINILHDKVFPFWVKRNFREWVREKKGYPVCQKLDERFAACFLWKTVALSHTIIDFPKILKLGTRGIISEIEKEMVETNESNKQKRDSLLAMEICLEGLVSYARNLSKEAKKLADSEGNKERRQELTLISDICSKVPENPCTTLDEAVNAMWIIWVGIHMENTNAGFSLGRLDQWLQPYFVSDLEKITNQTEREAYVKHAIELIGCFYMRCTDHLPLIPDIGNYLFGGSSSDQAITLGGLTPEGKDAVNDMTYVFLKVTEMLSIRDPNVNARYSREKNSMTYLKRLCEVNVNTAATPSIHTDEVVMSSLESKGYKLEHMRDWAATGCVEATICGKHMGHTNCMMFNMVAAFEMALNNGLHPLMRWNLGPKTGDISKGDFKDYESFFDAFATQLRFLASLTCQYNNYLGEAHQALRPTPYISSMIGGSIKSGMDVTKGGALYNSSGTACIGLADITDSLMAIKKLVFDEKKVTFPEMLEAVNTNFQNHSALLAMIKTKVPLFGSGDAEALATANRVTKLAHDCFESHTNYRGGKYAAGFWSMSNHVAFGTLTGALPSGRLAGKAFTPGLTPEAHASRSMLANIRDVAGLDPKNMSNNIAFNLKVVPSSNDSHQKTVDNVAAYVKAYSDLGGMQMQLNVVSSETLRDAMENPENYQNLLVRISGYNAYFVTLNRDMQMELIERAEFGL from the coding sequence ATGCCTGTAGTAAGCCAGCCAGGAAAAAAGAGTTTTACGGACAAAATGGCTCATCTGTTTTTCAGATTCATAGCCATGAACTTCAATGCCAGAAAGTCTTTGAAGAGATATCTGAAATCTGAAGACGGATGGCTGAACTTCACATTTGCTATAAAAACAGAAAATGGCAGCGTGGAGCAGAGCATCTTTTTTAAGAACGGGCGAGTGCATGTGATCGCCGGAATTTCTGAAAAGCCGGACGCCATGCTGGTATTCGTTGATGAAGAGGCTGTCAAGGAGGCTGCTGTAAATCCTCCGAACAAGCTGATGATGGCCCTCATGGAAAACAGGATGCACACCGTCGGAAACATTGGCTATCTCCAGCTTATGAATTTTTATCTTTCTCTTGTTTTAAAGCCTGTTCAGATCTCAAAGCTTAAAAAAGAAGCTTCTATCGGAAAAAGAAATTTTGATCAGCAAAAGGCTTCGGAATTGAGTCTTGAAAGACGAAAAACTCCGCAGCTCAAGGCTGGGTCACAAGATATAGGAGTCCTTTTTCTCAAGGATTCATATCTTTCTGAATACAGTCTCGATGATTTTCCAAGACTTAAGGAATTTCTTGCAATCCATCTTAAGACAAGACCCTCCATCTGCCATGAACGTCCTGAGATTCTGACAAGATGGTACAGGGAGAACGGATTCGAAAAAGACCGAAGCGGAGCAGCCATTGTTCCTGAACTCCGTCAGGCCATGGGGTTACGTTATCTCATGGAAAACAGAAAACCCATTATCAGAAAAAATGACCTCATCGCAGGCACGACCACAACAAAGGAAATTGGTGTCGTGCTTTATCCAGATGCCCACGGAACCATGATCTGGGGGGAGCTTCTGACAACTCCTCACCGTCCTTTAAATCCCTATGATGTCGATCCTGAAACCATAAATATTCTTCACGACAAGGTTTTTCCTTTCTGGGTGAAACGTAATTTCAGGGAATGGGTGAGGGAGAAAAAGGGATATCCTGTGTGCCAGAAGCTGGACGAGAGGTTCGCTGCCTGCTTCCTCTGGAAGACAGTGGCACTTTCCCACACGATAATAGATTTTCCAAAAATACTGAAACTTGGCACAAGGGGCATAATCTCAGAGATCGAAAAGGAGATGGTTGAAACCAATGAATCCAATAAACAGAAAAGAGACAGCCTGCTCGCCATGGAAATCTGCCTTGAAGGGCTTGTAAGCTACGCAAGAAATCTTTCGAAAGAAGCAAAAAAGCTTGCTGATTCCGAAGGCAACAAAGAACGCAGACAAGAGCTTACGCTTATTTCGGATATCTGCTCAAAGGTTCCTGAAAATCCATGCACAACTCTTGATGAAGCAGTTAATGCCATGTGGATAATATGGGTTGGTATTCACATGGAAAACACAAACGCCGGTTTTTCCCTCGGACGTCTGGATCAGTGGCTTCAACCCTATTTTGTATCTGACTTGGAGAAAATCACGAATCAAACTGAACGCGAAGCATACGTGAAGCACGCCATAGAGCTGATCGGATGCTTTTATATGCGCTGTACCGACCATCTTCCGCTCATACCTGACATTGGCAATTACCTGTTCGGAGGAAGCTCGTCAGATCAGGCCATAACCCTTGGAGGCTTAACACCTGAAGGAAAGGATGCGGTCAATGACATGACCTATGTCTTTCTAAAAGTTACAGAGATGCTCAGTATCCGAGATCCAAATGTAAATGCCAGATACAGCAGGGAAAAGAACAGCATGACCTACCTGAAACGGCTGTGCGAGGTGAATGTCAATACAGCTGCCACTCCTTCGATTCATACGGACGAGGTTGTCATGTCCTCTCTTGAATCAAAAGGATACAAGCTTGAGCATATGCGGGACTGGGCCGCCACAGGATGCGTCGAGGCAACTATTTGCGGAAAACACATGGGACACACCAACTGCATGATGTTCAATATGGTGGCAGCATTTGAAATGGCTCTCAATAACGGGCTTCATCCCCTGATGCGCTGGAATCTTGGCCCAAAAACCGGAGATATAAGCAAAGGCGATTTCAAAGACTATGAATCATTCTTTGACGCATTTGCAACCCAGCTCCGTTTTCTCGCAAGCCTCACATGCCAGTATAATAATTATCTCGGAGAGGCTCATCAGGCTTTAAGGCCTACTCCTTATATATCATCCATGATCGGAGGCTCCATCAAGAGCGGCATGGATGTCACAAAAGGCGGAGCTCTATACAATTCTTCGGGAACGGCATGCATAGGCCTTGCAGACATTACAGATTCTCTCATGGCCATCAAAAAGCTGGTTTTTGATGAAAAAAAGGTGACTTTTCCTGAAATGCTCGAAGCTGTAAACACCAATTTTCAAAATCACTCAGCCCTTCTTGCTATGATAAAAACAAAGGTTCCTCTTTTCGGTTCCGGAGACGCAGAAGCCCTTGCCACCGCAAACAGGGTAACAAAGCTCGCCCACGACTGTTTTGAAAGCCACACCAATTACAGGGGCGGGAAATATGCTGCCGGATTCTGGTCAATGTCCAATCATGTGGCCTTCGGAACCCTCACAGGTGCGCTTCCCTCTGGCAGGCTAGCGGGAAAGGCCTTTACTCCCGGACTCACACCTGAAGCCCATGCATCGAGGAGCATGCTCGCAAACATACGCGACGTTGCAGGGCTTGATCCGAAAAACATGAGCAACAACATAGCCTTTAATTTAAAGGTCGTGCCATCTTCAAACGACAGCCACCAGAAGACCGTGGACAATGTAGCTGCTTACGTAAAGGCATACAGCGATCTCGGAGGCATGCAGATGCAGCTCAATGTGGTTTCCTCGGAAACTTTGCGGGACGCGATGGAGAATCCCGAAAATTACCAGAATCTGCTTGTTAGAATTTCAGGATACAATGCCTATTTCGTGACCCTGAACAGGGATATGCAGATGGAGCTTATTGAGAGGGCTGAATTTGGCCTGTAG
- a CDS encoding TetR/AcrR family transcriptional regulator produces the protein MPKAPMAQEEVEQIRARILDTALEIIIEEGFKSLSVRKIASRLGITATTIYNYYKNKDELNLMIRMRGFEKLHDLLTSRAGQFEDHLDRLKAMVKAYVEFGRNFPSYYDIMFNLHTPKYLDYVGTDIEPVAFREKENALKCLALFIEPVNAWLPGDGESKDRFVLHQIVRIWPELHGIVTLYNSRLFHEVMDDVDAFVETRTDELIERVMVMKKRIDMGELSY, from the coding sequence ATGCCAAAAGCGCCGATGGCCCAGGAAGAGGTCGAACAGATAAGGGCCAGGATCCTGGATACTGCCCTGGAAATTATTATAGAAGAAGGATTCAAGAGCCTGAGCGTAAGGAAAATAGCCTCAAGACTCGGAATCACGGCCACAACAATATATAATTATTACAAGAACAAAGATGAGCTTAACCTGATGATCAGGATGAGGGGATTTGAAAAACTTCATGATCTTCTTACCTCAAGGGCAGGTCAGTTTGAAGATCACTTGGATCGTCTCAAGGCCATGGTAAAGGCTTATGTCGAGTTTGGGCGCAATTTCCCGAGCTATTACGACATAATGTTCAATCTCCATACGCCCAAATATCTTGATTATGTGGGAACAGACATAGAGCCAGTGGCTTTTCGGGAAAAAGAAAACGCCCTCAAATGTCTGGCTCTTTTCATAGAGCCTGTTAACGCATGGCTGCCAGGTGACGGGGAATCGAAAGACCGCTTTGTTCTTCATCAGATTGTGAGAATTTGGCCGGAACTTCATGGGATAGTCACTCTTTACAACAGCAGGCTTTTCCATGAAGTCATGGATGATGTTGATGCTTTTGTTGAAACAAGGACAGACGAGCTGATCGAACGTGTGATGGTCATGAAGAAGCGTATTGATATGGGTGAGTTGAGTTATTGA
- the glnA gene encoding type I glutamate--ammonia ligase — MTPQEVIKFAKDNDVKVVDVRFTDFMGTWQHFTVPASDLTEDFFEAGRGFDGSSIRGWQNIEASDMIIIPDAKTAKIDPFFKDKTLVVLADVADPITGGKYNKDPRYIAMKAEAYLKSTGIGDTSFFGPEPEFFIFDDVRFNSGPNFAFYQLDSCEAAWNSGREENPNLGYKIRHKEGYFPLPPADKFQDIRNEMMMTLESLGIVMECQHHEVATAGQCEIDMQFNTLLEMADQLCWYKYVLKNVAYKHGYSVTFMPKPLFGDNGSGMHVHASIWKDGKPLFAGDKYAGMSEMGLYAIGGILKHARAICAFTNPITNSYKRLVPGYEAPINLAYSSRNRSASIRIPMYNSSPKAKRLEFRTPDPSCNGYLAFSAILMAMLDGIQNKIDPGQPMDKNIYDLPPEELALIPSAPGDLEEALNALKADHEFLLKGDVFTKEVIDTWISYKMEKEVSAVRSRPHPHEFFLYYDI; from the coding sequence GTGACACCACAAGAAGTAATCAAATTTGCTAAGGACAATGACGTTAAGGTAGTTGATGTCCGCTTTACAGACTTCATGGGTACCTGGCAGCATTTCACTGTTCCTGCCAGCGATCTTACAGAAGATTTCTTTGAAGCAGGTCGTGGTTTTGACGGATCCAGTATTCGTGGATGGCAGAATATCGAAGCCAGTGACATGATAATCATTCCGGATGCAAAGACCGCGAAGATCGACCCATTCTTCAAAGACAAAACCCTTGTAGTTCTTGCTGACGTTGCAGATCCTATCACCGGCGGAAAGTACAACAAGGATCCACGCTACATTGCAATGAAGGCTGAAGCTTATCTCAAGAGCACCGGCATCGGCGACACCTCTTTCTTTGGCCCAGAACCGGAATTCTTCATTTTTGATGACGTTCGCTTCAACTCAGGCCCTAACTTTGCATTCTATCAGCTTGATTCTTGTGAAGCGGCTTGGAACAGCGGAAGAGAAGAAAATCCGAACCTCGGATACAAGATCCGTCATAAAGAAGGCTACTTCCCGCTTCCTCCTGCGGACAAGTTCCAGGATATCCGTAACGAAATGATGATGACCCTCGAAAGTCTCGGCATAGTTATGGAATGCCAGCATCATGAAGTTGCTACTGCGGGTCAGTGCGAAATCGACATGCAGTTCAACACCCTTCTCGAAATGGCTGATCAGCTCTGCTGGTACAAATATGTTCTCAAAAATGTTGCATACAAGCACGGTTACAGCGTAACCTTCATGCCTAAGCCGCTTTTCGGCGATAACGGCAGCGGTATGCACGTTCATGCAAGTATTTGGAAAGACGGCAAGCCTCTCTTTGCCGGCGACAAATACGCAGGCATGTCAGAAATGGGTCTTTACGCAATCGGTGGTATTCTTAAGCACGCCAGAGCGATCTGTGCTTTCACCAACCCTATCACCAACTCTTACAAGCGCCTTGTACCTGGCTATGAAGCACCAATCAACCTTGCTTATTCAAGCCGTAACCGCAGTGCTTCAATTCGTATTCCAATGTATAACTCTTCTCCAAAGGCAAAACGTCTTGAGTTCAGAACTCCTGACCCTTCTTGCAACGGATATCTCGCATTCTCTGCGATCCTTATGGCCATGCTTGACGGTATCCAGAACAAGATTGATCCTGGTCAGCCAATGGACAAGAACATCTATGATCTTCCACCAGAAGAGCTTGCGCTTATTCCTTCGGCTCCGGGCGATCTTGAGGAAGCTCTTAATGCTCTTAAGGCAGATCATGAATTCCTTCTCAAGGGTGATGTTTTCACAAAAGAAGTTATTGACACCTGGATTTCCTACAAGATGGAAAAAGAAGTTTCGGCTGTCAGAAGCCGTCCTCATCCGCACGAATTCTTCCTGTACTATGACATCTAA
- a CDS encoding P-II family nitrogen regulator — translation MKKIEAIIKPFKLDDVKEALNKIGVQGMTITEVKGYGRQKGHKEIYRGAEYVVDFIPKVKIELVVDDEQSEKVADAIINAARTGQIGDGKIFILNVEEAVRIRTGEKGTSAV, via the coding sequence ATGAAAAAAATTGAAGCGATTATCAAGCCATTCAAGCTTGATGACGTAAAGGAAGCGCTCAACAAGATAGGCGTTCAGGGAATGACCATTACCGAAGTAAAAGGTTATGGACGCCAGAAAGGACACAAGGAAATCTACCGTGGTGCTGAGTATGTAGTAGATTTTATCCCTAAGGTCAAAATAGAGCTTGTTGTTGATGATGAACAGTCTGAAAAAGTTGCGGACGCAATTATCAATGCGGCACGAACAGGCCAGATTGGGGATGGAAAAATTTTCATACTTAATGTAGAAGAGGCGGTTCGTATCCGTACCGGAGAAAAAGGCACAAGCGCAGTTTAA